One Salmo salar chromosome ssa01, Ssal_v3.1, whole genome shotgun sequence DNA window includes the following coding sequences:
- the LOC106589845 gene encoding ribosomal protein S6 kinase delta-1 isoform X3: MCKVVGIIDKVLIVQSLITKEKFVVKSLPKSSWESRDQPTIIPQGVPFMVKLLRYYVSEDAVYLHLEHVQGGKLFSKLHKVRNDRAKEHPECSSPSQHRIKLKNSYTSPTISSDYQQNDRGGTEKTSLLETENEESPDTDSPAFWLEAQHRLESCRTHSYCEETGCLQNNSRSAALHTPATQLSLSRSDTSPHIHPAGLSQCLHSKTQDKPALCGHPCIDQASDVTSEPSRKATGTEKIESSLDFNIVWKADLTRNCESSAPYAETRTDSDIAAGKSVPQTTQTSSGGTGSTVNFKNHSISLYSQKSYIPTTLQLPLHNQSQVSERATLTSNGSHQDSVSGRDLENTVSMVTDTHQGRGKEKVNHRITEESMVNSVTRDTETSQPGRAVCPSTVDKLKLMRTSSGNSHPPSVPHCHSTGTQLGTQPGTSLALTGVKYQVGPPGREPGEEVEEGWELLSPVSKNLPRGKGSLCYPNTPDPTGASPQCRKGDMDAFLKSEESDGQDEDQIIEVDGWCHLPKFPAKASRGRDRARQNSWGLPEAEVRLLGAQILLALESLHQQGVVCRDLNPKNILLTSNGKVCLTFFGQWSEIQSEINSKAMEQMYCAPEIGGVSKITEACDWWSLGALLIELLTGMPLWQFHPAGVHSHTQLLIPDHLSTAAASLLTELLQFDAGYRLGSGGGGVSDIKCHPFFNGVSWKALST; the protein is encoded by the exons ATGTGTAAAGTGGTGGGGATCATCGATAAG GTCCTGATTGTCCAAAGCCTGATTACCAAGGAGAAATTTGTTGTTAAA AGCCTGCCCAAGTCGAGCTGGGAGAGCCGGGACCAGCCCACTATCATCCCCCAGGGGGTCCCCTTCATGGTGAAGCTGCTGAGGTACTATGTCAGTGAGGACGCTGTGTACCTGCATCTGGAGCATGTTCAAG GTGGGAAGCTTTTCTCCAAACTGCACAAGGTCAGGAATGACCGAGCAAAAGAGCACCCAGAATGCTCCAGTCCCAGCCAGCACAGGATCAAACTGAAGAACAGCTACACCTCCCCTACCATCAGCTCAGACTACCAGCAGAATGACAGAGGGGGCACAGAGAAGACCTCTCTCCTGGAGACGGAGAACGAGGAGAGCCCAGACACAGACTCCCCGGCATTCTGGCTCGAGGCTCAGCATCGTCTAGAAAGCTGTAGGACCCACTCCTACTGCGAGGAGACAGGCTGCCTGCAGAACAACTCCAGGTCTGCAGCGCTACACACTCCGGCGACACAGCTCTCCTTATCTAGGTCAGACACCAGTCCCCATATCCATCCAGCAGGCCTCAGTCAGTGTTTGCACTCTAAAACTCAGGACAAACCTGCTCTCTGTGGTCATCCGTGTATCGATCAGGCCTCTGATGTCACCTCTGAGCCCTCTAGGAAGGCCACTGGAACAGAAAAAATTGAATCCAGTTTGGATTTCAACATTGTGTGGAAGGCTGATCTGACTCGTAACTGTGAAAGTTCAGCCCCCTATGCAGAGACTCGAACTGACTCAGATATAGCTGCAGGTAAATCTGTACCTCAAACAACTCAGACCTCTTCTGGTGGTACAGGGTCAACAGTGAACTTCAAGAATCATTCTATCAGTTTATATTCACAGAAAAGTTACATTCCCACTACATTGCAATTACCCCTCCATAATCAAAGCCAGGTTAGTGAGAGAGCAACTTTGACCTCCAATGGCTCTCACCAAGACAGTGTTTCAGGTAGAGACCTTGAGAACACTGTGAGCATGGTGACAGACACACACCAGggtagagggaaggagaaggTAAACCATCGCATTACTGAGGAGAGCATGGTGAATTCAGTAACCAGGGACACAGAGACTTCCCAGCCTGGCAGAGCTGTGTGTCCCTCTACAGTAGACAAGCTGAAGCTCATGAGGACATCATCAGGGAACTCTCACCCCCCTTCAGTCCCTCATTGTCACAGTACTGGGACACAGCTGGGGACCCAGCCAGGCACTTCTCTGGCCCTCACAGGGGTGAAGTATCAGGTGGGGCCTCCTGGCAGAGAGCcaggggaggaggtggaagagggcTGGGAGCTGCTGAGCCCTGTGAGTAAGAACCTCCCCCGAGGGAAAGGATCACTATGTTACCCCAACACCCCTGACCCCACAGGGGCCTCCCCACAGTGCCGGAAGGGGGACATGGATGCTTTCCTAAAGTCAGAGGAATCGGATGGACAGGATGAGGATCAAATCATTGAGGTGGATGGGTGGTGCCACCTACCCAAGTTCCCAGCCAAGGCctccagagggagagacagggccaGGCAAAATAGCTGGGGGCTGCCTGAGGCAGAGGTCCGTCTGTTGGGGGCTCAGATTCTCCTGGCCCTGGAAAGTCTTCACCAGCAAGGTGTGGTGTGCCGAGACCTCAACCCAAAGAATATCCTGCTCACGAGCAATG GAAAGGTCTGCCTGACATTCTTTGGCCAGTGGAGTGAAATTCAGTCAGAAATCAACTCTAAAGCTATGGAACAGATGTACTGTGCCCCAG agattgGAGGTGTGTCCAAAATCACAGAGGCTTGTGATTGGTGGAGTCTGGGGGCATTGCTGATTGAACTTCTTACTGGAATG CCCCTGTGGCAGTTCCACCCAGCCGGGGTGCATTCTCACACCCAGCTCCTGATCCCAGACCACCTGAGTACTGCAGCCGCCTCCCTGCTCACTGAG CTGCTGCAGTTTGATGCTGGTTATCGTTTGGGctctggaggtggtggtgtgagtgACATCAAGTGTCACCCCTTCTTCAATGGTGTCTCCTggaaggcactgtcaacttaa
- the LOC106599825 gene encoding olfactomedin-4: MAPFLLLLTFLCPAVAWLPMEDWDSGNVTASVGESGNCLCHVFLPDTTFPADRVEHMQQVTKDLMLEVGIQINKLDSYKGKLVIFLAELRNLTMRVEIVESGPDKYIRLDFELLRIELREFELLVTQLKDSLNSSSPMFDSLYTEIRNMSLIVNQLESYDKSNLEVIRIEFGKLQKKLEE, from the exons ATGGCTCCATTTCTACTGCTCCTGACTTTCCTTTGCCCTGCGGTGGCTTGGCTG CCAATGGAGGACTGGGACTCTGGCAATGTGACTGCATCTGTAGGGGAGTCGGGGAACTGcctttgtcatgtgtttctacctgaCACCACCTTCCCTGCCGACCGTGTGGAACACATGCAGCAAGTTACCAAGGATCTGATGCTGGAAGTGGGAATCCAGATAAATAAG CTGGACAGTTACAAGGGCAAGCTTGTGATCTTTTTGGCTGAGCTGAGGAACCTGACTATGAGAGTTGAGATTGTGGAGAGCGGCCCTGACAAATACATCCGACTGGACTTCGAGCTTCTCAGGATCGAGCTGAGAGAGTTTGAATTGTTGGTGACACAGCTGAAGGATTCCCTCAACTCCTCCTCGCCTATGTTCGACAGCCTGTACACAGAG ATTCGCAACATGAGCCTGATTGTGAACCAGTTGGAGAGCTATGACAAGAGTAACCTGGAGGTGATCCGTATTGAGTTTGGAAAACTGCAGAAGAAGCTGGAGGAGTGA
- the LOC106589845 gene encoding ribosomal protein S6 kinase delta-1 isoform X2, whose protein sequence is MKNRNSESQSQRRDFNTVDPNKERREAVKRKTTQYLKRAEDIFISHLQDNLGKGNSHLGGYSSLRFRPIRHLSSPVEDLEMCKVVGIIDKVLIVQSLITKEKFVVKSLPKSSWESRDQPTIIPQGVPFMVKLLRYYVSEDAVYLHLEHVQGGKLFSKLHKVRNDRAKEHPECSSPSQHRIKLKNSYTSPTISSDYQQNDRGGTEKTSLLETENEESPDTDSPAFWLEAQHRLESCRTHSYCEETGCLQNNSRSAALHTPATQLSLSRSDTSPHIHPAGLSQCLHSKTQDKPALCGHPCIDQASDVTSEPSRKATGTEKIESSLDFNIVWKADLTRNCESSAPYAETRTDSDIAAGKSVPQTTQTSSGGTGSTVNFKNHSISLYSQKSYIPTTLQLPLHNQSQVSERATLTSNGSHQDSVSGRDLENTVSMVTDTHQGRGKEKVNHRITEESMVNSVTRDTETSQPGRAVCPSTVDKLKLMRTSSGNSHPPSVPHCHSTGTQLGTQPGTSLALTGVKYQVGPPGREPGEEVEEGWELLSPVSKNLPRGKGSLCYPNTPDPTGASPQCRKGDMDAFLKSEESDGQDEDQIIEVDGWCHLPKFPAKASRGRDRARQNSWGLPEAEVRLLGAQILLALESLHQQGVVCRDLNPKNILLTSNGKVCLTFFGQWSEIQSEINSKAMEQMYCAPEIGGVSKITEACDWWSLGALLIELLTGMPLWQFHPAGVHSHTQLLIPDHLSTAAASLLTELLQFDAGYRLGSGGGGVSDIKCHPFFNGVSWKALST, encoded by the exons ATGAAAAACAGGAATTCAGAAAGCCAAAGTCAGAGGAGAGATTTCAATACTG TGGACCCTAACAAGGAGCGCCGGGAGGCAGTGAAGAGGAAGACTACTCAGTATCTAAAGAGGGCAGaggacatctttatctcccaccTGCAGGACAACCTGGGGAAGGGGAACTCTCACTTAGGG GGTTACAGTAGTCTGAGATTCCGGCCAATCAGACACCTGAGCTCCCCAGTGGAGGATCTGGAGATGTGTAAAGTGGTGGGGATCATCGATAAG GTCCTGATTGTCCAAAGCCTGATTACCAAGGAGAAATTTGTTGTTAAA AGCCTGCCCAAGTCGAGCTGGGAGAGCCGGGACCAGCCCACTATCATCCCCCAGGGGGTCCCCTTCATGGTGAAGCTGCTGAGGTACTATGTCAGTGAGGACGCTGTGTACCTGCATCTGGAGCATGTTCAAG GTGGGAAGCTTTTCTCCAAACTGCACAAGGTCAGGAATGACCGAGCAAAAGAGCACCCAGAATGCTCCAGTCCCAGCCAGCACAGGATCAAACTGAAGAACAGCTACACCTCCCCTACCATCAGCTCAGACTACCAGCAGAATGACAGAGGGGGCACAGAGAAGACCTCTCTCCTGGAGACGGAGAACGAGGAGAGCCCAGACACAGACTCCCCGGCATTCTGGCTCGAGGCTCAGCATCGTCTAGAAAGCTGTAGGACCCACTCCTACTGCGAGGAGACAGGCTGCCTGCAGAACAACTCCAGGTCTGCAGCGCTACACACTCCGGCGACACAGCTCTCCTTATCTAGGTCAGACACCAGTCCCCATATCCATCCAGCAGGCCTCAGTCAGTGTTTGCACTCTAAAACTCAGGACAAACCTGCTCTCTGTGGTCATCCGTGTATCGATCAGGCCTCTGATGTCACCTCTGAGCCCTCTAGGAAGGCCACTGGAACAGAAAAAATTGAATCCAGTTTGGATTTCAACATTGTGTGGAAGGCTGATCTGACTCGTAACTGTGAAAGTTCAGCCCCCTATGCAGAGACTCGAACTGACTCAGATATAGCTGCAGGTAAATCTGTACCTCAAACAACTCAGACCTCTTCTGGTGGTACAGGGTCAACAGTGAACTTCAAGAATCATTCTATCAGTTTATATTCACAGAAAAGTTACATTCCCACTACATTGCAATTACCCCTCCATAATCAAAGCCAGGTTAGTGAGAGAGCAACTTTGACCTCCAATGGCTCTCACCAAGACAGTGTTTCAGGTAGAGACCTTGAGAACACTGTGAGCATGGTGACAGACACACACCAGggtagagggaaggagaaggTAAACCATCGCATTACTGAGGAGAGCATGGTGAATTCAGTAACCAGGGACACAGAGACTTCCCAGCCTGGCAGAGCTGTGTGTCCCTCTACAGTAGACAAGCTGAAGCTCATGAGGACATCATCAGGGAACTCTCACCCCCCTTCAGTCCCTCATTGTCACAGTACTGGGACACAGCTGGGGACCCAGCCAGGCACTTCTCTGGCCCTCACAGGGGTGAAGTATCAGGTGGGGCCTCCTGGCAGAGAGCcaggggaggaggtggaagagggcTGGGAGCTGCTGAGCCCTGTGAGTAAGAACCTCCCCCGAGGGAAAGGATCACTATGTTACCCCAACACCCCTGACCCCACAGGGGCCTCCCCACAGTGCCGGAAGGGGGACATGGATGCTTTCCTAAAGTCAGAGGAATCGGATGGACAGGATGAGGATCAAATCATTGAGGTGGATGGGTGGTGCCACCTACCCAAGTTCCCAGCCAAGGCctccagagggagagacagggccaGGCAAAATAGCTGGGGGCTGCCTGAGGCAGAGGTCCGTCTGTTGGGGGCTCAGATTCTCCTGGCCCTGGAAAGTCTTCACCAGCAAGGTGTGGTGTGCCGAGACCTCAACCCAAAGAATATCCTGCTCACGAGCAATG GAAAGGTCTGCCTGACATTCTTTGGCCAGTGGAGTGAAATTCAGTCAGAAATCAACTCTAAAGCTATGGAACAGATGTACTGTGCCCCAG agattgGAGGTGTGTCCAAAATCACAGAGGCTTGTGATTGGTGGAGTCTGGGGGCATTGCTGATTGAACTTCTTACTGGAATG CCCCTGTGGCAGTTCCACCCAGCCGGGGTGCATTCTCACACCCAGCTCCTGATCCCAGACCACCTGAGTACTGCAGCCGCCTCCCTGCTCACTGAG CTGCTGCAGTTTGATGCTGGTTATCGTTTGGGctctggaggtggtggtgtgagtgACATCAAGTGTCACCCCTTCTTCAATGGTGTCTCCTggaaggcactgtcaacttaa
- the LOC106589845 gene encoding ribosomal protein S6 kinase delta-1 isoform X1 → MAKRDYLVEAAKQIRMALDREVSEDYEAAFSYYKNGVDLLLNGVQVDPNKERREAVKRKTTQYLKRAEDIFISHLQDNLGKGNSHLGGYSSLRFRPIRHLSSPVEDLEMCKVVGIIDKVLIVQSLITKEKFVVKSLPKSSWESRDQPTIIPQGVPFMVKLLRYYVSEDAVYLHLEHVQGGKLFSKLHKVRNDRAKEHPECSSPSQHRIKLKNSYTSPTISSDYQQNDRGGTEKTSLLETENEESPDTDSPAFWLEAQHRLESCRTHSYCEETGCLQNNSRSAALHTPATQLSLSRSDTSPHIHPAGLSQCLHSKTQDKPALCGHPCIDQASDVTSEPSRKATGTEKIESSLDFNIVWKADLTRNCESSAPYAETRTDSDIAAGKSVPQTTQTSSGGTGSTVNFKNHSISLYSQKSYIPTTLQLPLHNQSQVSERATLTSNGSHQDSVSGRDLENTVSMVTDTHQGRGKEKVNHRITEESMVNSVTRDTETSQPGRAVCPSTVDKLKLMRTSSGNSHPPSVPHCHSTGTQLGTQPGTSLALTGVKYQVGPPGREPGEEVEEGWELLSPVSKNLPRGKGSLCYPNTPDPTGASPQCRKGDMDAFLKSEESDGQDEDQIIEVDGWCHLPKFPAKASRGRDRARQNSWGLPEAEVRLLGAQILLALESLHQQGVVCRDLNPKNILLTSNGKVCLTFFGQWSEIQSEINSKAMEQMYCAPEIGGVSKITEACDWWSLGALLIELLTGMPLWQFHPAGVHSHTQLLIPDHLSTAAASLLTELLQFDAGYRLGSGGGGVSDIKCHPFFNGVSWKALST, encoded by the exons ATGGCCAAGAGAGACTACCTGGTGGAGGCAGCCAAGCAGATCCGCATGGCTCTGGACAGGGAGGTCAGTGAAGACTATGAGGCTGCCTTCAGCTACTACAAGAACGGGGTTGACCTGCTGCTCAATGGAGTTCAAG TGGACCCTAACAAGGAGCGCCGGGAGGCAGTGAAGAGGAAGACTACTCAGTATCTAAAGAGGGCAGaggacatctttatctcccaccTGCAGGACAACCTGGGGAAGGGGAACTCTCACTTAGGG GGTTACAGTAGTCTGAGATTCCGGCCAATCAGACACCTGAGCTCCCCAGTGGAGGATCTGGAGATGTGTAAAGTGGTGGGGATCATCGATAAG GTCCTGATTGTCCAAAGCCTGATTACCAAGGAGAAATTTGTTGTTAAA AGCCTGCCCAAGTCGAGCTGGGAGAGCCGGGACCAGCCCACTATCATCCCCCAGGGGGTCCCCTTCATGGTGAAGCTGCTGAGGTACTATGTCAGTGAGGACGCTGTGTACCTGCATCTGGAGCATGTTCAAG GTGGGAAGCTTTTCTCCAAACTGCACAAGGTCAGGAATGACCGAGCAAAAGAGCACCCAGAATGCTCCAGTCCCAGCCAGCACAGGATCAAACTGAAGAACAGCTACACCTCCCCTACCATCAGCTCAGACTACCAGCAGAATGACAGAGGGGGCACAGAGAAGACCTCTCTCCTGGAGACGGAGAACGAGGAGAGCCCAGACACAGACTCCCCGGCATTCTGGCTCGAGGCTCAGCATCGTCTAGAAAGCTGTAGGACCCACTCCTACTGCGAGGAGACAGGCTGCCTGCAGAACAACTCCAGGTCTGCAGCGCTACACACTCCGGCGACACAGCTCTCCTTATCTAGGTCAGACACCAGTCCCCATATCCATCCAGCAGGCCTCAGTCAGTGTTTGCACTCTAAAACTCAGGACAAACCTGCTCTCTGTGGTCATCCGTGTATCGATCAGGCCTCTGATGTCACCTCTGAGCCCTCTAGGAAGGCCACTGGAACAGAAAAAATTGAATCCAGTTTGGATTTCAACATTGTGTGGAAGGCTGATCTGACTCGTAACTGTGAAAGTTCAGCCCCCTATGCAGAGACTCGAACTGACTCAGATATAGCTGCAGGTAAATCTGTACCTCAAACAACTCAGACCTCTTCTGGTGGTACAGGGTCAACAGTGAACTTCAAGAATCATTCTATCAGTTTATATTCACAGAAAAGTTACATTCCCACTACATTGCAATTACCCCTCCATAATCAAAGCCAGGTTAGTGAGAGAGCAACTTTGACCTCCAATGGCTCTCACCAAGACAGTGTTTCAGGTAGAGACCTTGAGAACACTGTGAGCATGGTGACAGACACACACCAGggtagagggaaggagaaggTAAACCATCGCATTACTGAGGAGAGCATGGTGAATTCAGTAACCAGGGACACAGAGACTTCCCAGCCTGGCAGAGCTGTGTGTCCCTCTACAGTAGACAAGCTGAAGCTCATGAGGACATCATCAGGGAACTCTCACCCCCCTTCAGTCCCTCATTGTCACAGTACTGGGACACAGCTGGGGACCCAGCCAGGCACTTCTCTGGCCCTCACAGGGGTGAAGTATCAGGTGGGGCCTCCTGGCAGAGAGCcaggggaggaggtggaagagggcTGGGAGCTGCTGAGCCCTGTGAGTAAGAACCTCCCCCGAGGGAAAGGATCACTATGTTACCCCAACACCCCTGACCCCACAGGGGCCTCCCCACAGTGCCGGAAGGGGGACATGGATGCTTTCCTAAAGTCAGAGGAATCGGATGGACAGGATGAGGATCAAATCATTGAGGTGGATGGGTGGTGCCACCTACCCAAGTTCCCAGCCAAGGCctccagagggagagacagggccaGGCAAAATAGCTGGGGGCTGCCTGAGGCAGAGGTCCGTCTGTTGGGGGCTCAGATTCTCCTGGCCCTGGAAAGTCTTCACCAGCAAGGTGTGGTGTGCCGAGACCTCAACCCAAAGAATATCCTGCTCACGAGCAATG GAAAGGTCTGCCTGACATTCTTTGGCCAGTGGAGTGAAATTCAGTCAGAAATCAACTCTAAAGCTATGGAACAGATGTACTGTGCCCCAG agattgGAGGTGTGTCCAAAATCACAGAGGCTTGTGATTGGTGGAGTCTGGGGGCATTGCTGATTGAACTTCTTACTGGAATG CCCCTGTGGCAGTTCCACCCAGCCGGGGTGCATTCTCACACCCAGCTCCTGATCCCAGACCACCTGAGTACTGCAGCCGCCTCCCTGCTCACTGAG CTGCTGCAGTTTGATGCTGGTTATCGTTTGGGctctggaggtggtggtgtgagtgACATCAAGTGTCACCCCTTCTTCAATGGTGTCTCCTggaaggcactgtcaacttaa